Proteins co-encoded in one Octopus bimaculoides isolate UCB-OBI-ISO-001 chromosome 7, ASM119413v2, whole genome shotgun sequence genomic window:
- the LOC106877413 gene encoding arginine kinase Oct f 2, whose protein sequence is MSELNHLWKKLSCSQSSSLLKVHLNTEKLENLKSKRTKFGGTINDCIRVGCKYPNISIGIYACDQHAYTTFAEIFDPIIKAYHNMTAFTHPSADYGDPNLLNLFALESTKDKVISSNINVSRNFDGYRYHPILTKGDRLDIEKLAVEALTNLEGDLMGRYFSYVGISPEDRKNLINENIYFDNSNRLKKAAGCYDDWPAGRGVYYNLDKNLVCWVNEEDHLRIFCSEKGPRLADAYKKLVRMLQSLEKKVMFAQGTSGYLNFCCSNLGIAMTISLIVKLPRPDLKPDSLEICKKYCLECKPIQNMSSYWICEIVNKRVIGTTEYETVNSVAMGTVRILNIEDDNK, encoded by the coding sequence ATGTCGGAATTGAACCATTTATGGAAAAAACTATCCTGTTCCCAAAGTTCCTCTCTTCTAAAAGTACATCTCAATACGGAAAAATTAGAAAATCTGAAATCCAAAAGGACTAAATTTGGAGGAACAATAAACGATTGTATCCGAGTAGGTTGCAAATATCCCAATATTTCTATTGGAATCTATGCGTGTGACCAACATGCCTACACAACATTTGCCGAAATTTTCGATCCGATTATCAAAGCATACCATAATATGACTGCTTTTACCCACCCATCAGCAGATTATGGAGATCCGAATCTCCTTAATTTATTCGCTTTAGAATCTACAAAAGATAAAGTAATTTCTTCTAATATTAATGTCAGTCGAAATTTCGATGGCTACCGTTACCATCCAATTCTTACCAAAGGCGATCGTTTAGACATTGAGAAATTAGCCGTGGAAGCTTTAACTAACCTAGAAGGAGATCTTATGGGGCGCTATTTTTCGTATGTTGGTATTTCACCGGAAGATCGCAAAAATCTAATCAATGAGAACATATATTTCGACAATTCCAATAGACTAAAAAAGGCAGCGGGTTGTTACGATGATTGGCCAGCCGGTAGAGGTGTTTACTATAACTTGGATAAAAATTTGGTATGTTGGGTAAACGAAGAAGATCATCTACGTATATTCTGCTCCGAGAAAGGACCTCGGTTGGCTGATGCTTACAAGAAGTTGGTTCGGATGCTGCAGTCCCTTGAGAAAAAAGTTATGTTTGCTCAAGGTACTTCCGGTTATTTAAACTTTTGCTGTAGTAATTTAGGAATTGCTATGACCATAAGCTTAATTGTTAAACTTCCACGTCCAGATTTAAAACCGGATTCTTTAGAAATCTGTAAAAAATATTGCCTCGAATGCAAACCCATTCAAAATATGTCTTCGTATTGGATTTGTGAGATAGTAAATAAGCGGGTGATTGGAACAACGGAATACGAAACAGTTAATTCTGTTGCAATGGGAACGGTGcgaatattaaatattgaagacgacaataaataa